TTCAATACGTCGGCATAGAGGTCGTCATAGTTCTGCAAACCGTTTGTACGACTACCATTCTTTGGGTCGTTCTTCTGATTTCGATAGATACCAAAAGGAGACACGCCAAACTTCACCCAAGGCTTACGACGATGGATAGACTCACCCAACTGCTTGATGAAAAGGTCTACATTATTACGTCTCCAATCATTGATATTGGTGAAACCACGTCTGTCACGCTGGAAGTAAGCTTGGTCTGGAATGGTCTGTCCTGCAGCAGGATATGGATAGAAATAGTCATCAATATGTAAGCCATCAATATCATATCGGCTCACGATATCGTCAACGACTGCACAGATATAATTGCGATTCTCTGGCAGTGCAGGATTGAGAATGTAAAGTCCATCGTATGAGAAAACACGATTTGGGTTGGTTACTGCTACATGATTCGTTGCCAACTGTGTGGTATTCTTTGTCTTAGCACGATAAGGATTAATCCACGCATGAAGTTCCATACCACGATCGTGACACTCCGTAATCATCCATTGCAATGGGTCCCAATAAGGCGAAGGAGGTGTACCCTGACGCCCTGTAAGGAACTTACTCCATGGCTCATACTTACTTGGATAGAGCGCATCACACTCTGCACGCACCTGAAAGATGATAGCATTCACACCATCTCGCTGCAGTTCGTCTAACTGATAACGCAACGTACGCTGCATCTCCTCTGTACCAATTCCTTGGAACTGTCCGTTCACACACTGAATCCACGCACCGCGGAACTCTCGTTTCTTAGCTGGCACTTGTCCATACACGGCATTTGCCACCCCAATGAAAAGCACTGCGGCAATCAATAATCTCAATAGAGAATGAAGTTGTCTCATTATTATAATTTAGTTATATGCGAAAAAGGAACAAGAAGAACAGCACAACTGGCACAACTGGCCCCTCCCCCTTACCCCTCCCCCAAAGGGAGGGGAGTAGTATGCGTGATACCCCTTGTAGTTATTGGAAATAACTGTTAGGCTTTCCCAAGTTAATTAATCAGAATCAGGCTTTTCATCATTTTCCAAATTAATTAATTAGGATTAGGCCTTTCATCACTCCCAAGCAAACCGTTTCCAGCACTCCAGCACTCCCCCTCTCCCTTCGGAGAGGGGGTTGGGGGGTGAGGCTTTGTGTTGGGGGGGGTGAGGTTTTATCTCCTCCCTGCCATCTTCCTAAACGTCTGGCGGTGGAAGCGGCGTTCAGCCTCTAACACGCGCAGCAACTTTGTGGCAGGAAGTACCTTTAGCATTTCCTTATGATAACGCTGTTCTATCTGTTTTAATTGTATTTCATAGGCGTCAGCCTGTTCAATCGTCTTACTTGCCTCACGTTCTGACGACGGCTTTGCACTAAATATAGCACGTAACTTATCGAAATAGACACGCTGCTTACCTCTCATCTCATCATAGACAGGGAACAGTCGTGCTGCCTCTTGCCCACTCAGTCCTGCCTCTTTAGTAATGAAGTTATGCGACTCTGCCTTGATTCTGTTAAAATCAAACTTCCCCTGTGCATGCAGTAAAGACACACTGAAGAAGATGCAGAACAATAAGATTATCCGTTTGTGTTTCATTCTTCTTACCCCCACATTATTATTCACTTGCTAAATAAGCATACATATCCGACTCGTCTATCATGAAGTAATCGGCTGCCTTATCAAACTCATCTTCCGATGATGCCGATGTCTCATGCGCTCCCTGCGCCAAATGACCCTCTGCCAAAGCATGTTTCCCTTGCTCACCATCAAACTCATGATAAGCAAGGAAGCCTACCAACACAACCCCGATTGTCATCGCTGCTGCTGCCAATGGGCGGAGATAATGCACCATCGTACGATGTGGCTTTACCGCAACCACCGCCTCTTTCTGCTCTTCAGCTGGTATCTGAGCCATCACACGGGAAGACAATTCAGAGAAGTAATTCTCTGGAACTGTGAAAGGCCGCTGCGTGCCGTATTCCTTTTGTAAGTGATTCGTTGATTCCATAAAGTTTTTTCTTTGATATAACTTAGACTGCAGAAAGGCTGAATGGTTTAATTATCAAGGTGAAATATTATTCATACCGCTTCACGTAGTCAGTAATCTTCTGTACAGCAATGTGATAAGAGGCTTTCAGCGAACCCTCGCTGGTCCCTAATATCTCGCTAATATCGGAGTATTTCATTTCGTCATAATAACGAAGTGTGAACACCGTGCGCTGCACATCGGGCAAGGTTGCAATGGCTTCCTGCAACAATGCCTGACTCTTATCGCCATCGAAGTAGTCATCTGCTAATAAGCGATTGGCTACTGAGAGGTCGGCATCAGCACTGGAGAGCGTAGCCGCCTTTTGACGACGAAGAAAATCGAGTGACTCGTTAATAGCTATGCGATAGAGCCAAGTGGACAATTTAGCTTTTCCTTGAAAGGTCGGAAGACTCTTCCATGCTTTGAGAAACGTGTTTTGCAACACGTCATCAGCATCCTCATGCGTAAGGACTATACTACGAATCTTCCAGTACAACGATTGGCTGTACTGGTCAACAATCACGGGGAAAACCTTCTGTCTTCCTTCGAAACTCGCCAACAGGCGAATCACTTCAGCTTCATCGAGGGGAGTCACTACTCTTCAAGAAAAGGTTTTGATTGTCAAGTGCTTAACAGCCCCTTAACGAATTGATACCTTGCGAACTACATTACCCACCTTGACGATGTAGCATCCCTTCGGGAGGTTGAGCGTATAGTGCTTATCGTCACCGTCAACCTTCACGCTCATCACGCGTACACCCGTCACATTATAGATTGCCAACTGTTCGTTCTCAGCACCAACCACATGCAACACGTTACCAACAACCGAGATTGAAATAGTCTGAACGTCTAAGTCAATCAAATCAATCGCTGCACGCGCTTGCACCGGTGCGGTGAAGCCTACAGAGAGCAGTAATGTGAAAAGAAAAGGAGTAAATATATTTTTTATCATAGACTATGCTTTTATGTTAGCTACAAAGATAACAAATTTAGGAATACATCTACTTATTTTATTGCATTAGTCTATTAAGATTTAATATAAATTAATACTATAATTCAGAATTCACAATTCACAATTCATAATTATGATTACTACTATAATTCAAAATTCACAATTCAGAATTCAGAATTATGATTACTACTGTCTGCTATATTTATTGCTGCAAGCAACTTGTTTACTCGTAAACCTGTCAACTCGTAAACTACTAACAAAGAACTACGAATTTCTCTAATTGTACGAATTTTTATTGCAAAACAATTCGTGTCATTCGCGTAATTCGTAGTCCGTGTTTGAATTTCTTTTACTTTTTGGTTTAGTAGAGCGTGGGAAATAGGGTTAAAATATCATGGTTTCAGTACCTTCGTAAGTTTTTTGTTATCAGACAGTTGCAAAAGTGGTTTCCAAAAGGTGCTTAATTGGACTCCAAAAGGGCGTTAGTAAGGGGCTTAAAGGGCACCTTTTGCAAGCTAAAAGGGCGTTAATTCAATCGCTATTAGGCGTCTTTAATTTTTGAAGTGTGAGTTTATATTTACAAAACGGATGATCAGAAACGAGCGTTCTGACCATCCGTTATTCCATAAATCGTGCAATGACGGCTTTCCCTTTTAGGCTGAAAGGCTCATCAAGGAGTGCCGTATCGTGTTTGCGAACAGTCTTTCCTTCGATGCAACAATCTTCGAGGGCAAAGACAATCGTCCGACGACTATCCGTGAACGCTGCATCTTCCACTATCCCCACCTCGACACTTATGCCGTGTCGAACGATGATATTAAAGTCTACAGCCCCCTGCGTATTCTCCGAACTTACTTTCTCGTCACCTTCAAACTCATACAAATCATTGTGGGACAAAACGATACGTCGCCCTTCTTTGATCAGCGTTATCTCTCCTTCCAAAGGTAGGATATAACGTGTGAAGCCCGAAAAATCAGAAAAAACGCTCTGTACATCATCGATAATAGCCGACGAGATACGCACATCGAATTGCCGTGCTGACAAGTCGCCATCAGCAGGTGAGATAAATATCTGACGTGTGACACCACCTTTCCATGTGGTAGTCTTGTAGGATGATTGTGGGAGTGTGGTCATAATAATAAAAAGAAAAAAAACCTCACCCCCCAACCCCCTCTCCGAAAGGAGAGGGGGAGTGCTGGATACAATTTGCTTGGGAATTATAAAATACTTGCCCTCAACAAATTTGTTTAGGAGTGAGGAAATTACTTATATTTACTTGGATATGTCAAGAATTTACCCCTACTATATTTTTTAGGAGTGAGGAAAGCCTTTCCCTAACCAATAGGGGTATCTTGGTAATTACGCCCCTCTCCTTTCGGAGAGGGGACGGGGGTGAGGCTGTTTTACCTCTTAATCACCTTCACAGTCTTGTAAACCTTACCATTCTTAAGCACCTGAACGAGGTACATACCCTTTGTGCCAGTGATAGCTACGTTAACGACCTGACCCTGTGCAGCCTCAAAGCTATTGCTCTGGAGGAGTGCGCCAGTAGTACCGAGTACGTTGATTGTGTAGCGACCATTTTCAGCAAAGCGCATGTTTACGCTCTCAACGAATGGGTTAGGATAAACAGAGAAGCCAAGTTGAGCATCGACTGCATCGATTGCGTTAGCCTCAGAGGTAATCTCAACGATTTCCTCTACGGTCTTCTCAGCCTCGCCCCAACCGTTCTTCAGCTTCAGGGTTACATTCTTCTTACCAGGAGCAGCATAGGTAACGACAGCTGTCTTATCAGCAGATGAAGAAATCTGACCATCGCCTAAAGCCCAAGTAGGAACAGTCTTAATCTCGTATGTACCTACAACACCTGGGAAGCCCAATACATTGTTGTTAGGCTGCTGGTCAACGTAGGCGGCACTTGATGTGTTCTCGCCACCGCTACCAGATACAACAACAACAGAACCATCATAGGTTCTACCTGCAGAACCGATGTTCTTAAACTTCATACCGTCAACATCTTCGAAAGTGAAGTAAGCCTTCAAATCAGCAGGAACCTCTCCTTCCTTATAACCCTTCATAGCGCGCAGTACTTCGTCGTCAGAGAGTGGCTTGCTCCATACCTGAACCTCATCAATGATACCATTGAAGCCGCTCTTGTAAACACCACCACCACCGATGAAGATGTCGGCTACCTTGCTCGCATTGATACGACGGTCGCCATAATCCTCACGACGTGAAGAAGCAGCGAAACTGTGGCTTGCTACCTGACGACCATTGAAGTAAATCTTCTGGATATTACCATCGGTGTGTGTTACCACGATATGGTTCCATACACCAGGAGTTACGCTGTAGCCAGTTGTCATCACGTCCTCGTAAGGATTGTCGTGAGCTGTCCAACCCATTGTATTGAATGAAATCTCATTAGCAGCATGTAAAGCACGTGAGCCCTGCCACTCTGGACGAATAGTTACCCAAAGGTCACCCCAGTTGTTATGAGGCCAGCTGTCGTAGATAGAGTTCTTATTGATAAGGTTTGTACCCTGCTTGTCATGGTTGAACTTGTCAGCCTTGAACCAGAGTGCGTATGAATAAGACTTACCCTGCTGCACATCACCAGGGATGCGGAACATCTTAGGGTCGGTAATCTCAAGACCACGTGACGCCTTACCCTCTCCGAGACGACCCTCGTAAGTATAGGTTACGTTCTGACCTACCTTCTCTGTTGTCTTGTCAGCAGTGATATCAGTAATCTGTGGAACAGCACCCGTTGCTTCTGGAGTAATCTTCACCTTACCACGTACGACACTTTCCTTGCCGTTATTATCGACAACAACAAGGTCGTATGTACCTTCTTTTGCAACAGTAAACTTAGCACTTGTACCGCTTTCGCCCTGTGCAACAACCTGTCCTGTAACAGCGTCTTGAAGTTTCCATGCTTGTGCAGCAGGAACCATTTCATCAAGATATTTGAGTGTGAATTCCTCGTTTGGCTTAATCACAGGACGGTCAGCAACGACATCGCTCAATGGCTGGTCGTAAGCCACAGTCTGATAGTCTGACCAAACAATCTCAGAACCCTTCTTACCATCAGGAGAAACGGCACGTACACCGAAACGGCAGTCGCGCTTGTCAGCACCTGATACCATTGGCGCATCAACAACATAGGCAGCCCATGAAGTAGTAGCGGTAAGCAACTGCTGTGGCTGATCCTTCTGTTGGAAGTAGATTTCATAATACCATGTACCTACCTCGTCGTTATAAGTCTTCTCCCAACCTGATTCTTCCTTAGAAGCATACTGCATCTTGAAGTCACAAGCGTTGTAACGACCACGGAGAATCTCAACCTTCTTGATTGTTGGAGTGGCTGTAGCGAAGTCCTTTGCATTGTCGCGGAGTGCCATCTCACCAACACGCAACTCATAGTTAGCAGGAGTGTTCTCAACAACAAGACCCATCATAGCTACCTTATCACCAGCAGCCAAACCGAGTTCAGAAGCCTTTACTGTAAAGGTATTCCACTTGCCTTCAGCCTCAACGGCTGGCAATGCTACCTCTTTATACTCGGTAACATGGTCTTTCAAAGCAACAAAGAACTTAGCATGTGTGTCCTTGCCTGCGATAGTCTTATAGGTAACAGAGAACTCATAGTCTGGCTGTACCTCAAGCATTGTCTTAAAGAGTTTCACACGTGAGAAGTCTGTCTGACCAGAGATAGACAAACATGAACCACCCCAGTAAGCATCATCGAAGGTAAGTTCTGCCTTTGCAAGACTATTGATATTCCCTGTGTTTACCTGATCAGCACCATCAGTTATCCACCAACGCCATGTTGGCATGTAATCCTGCGTATTGAGGTTATACCACTTGTGGTTGAAGGTAACCTTACCATCCTTGCGGAAGCTCAAACCATTACCAAGGTTAAAGCGTGATACGAATGGAACCTGCTGGATAGTAGACTTCGCAGAAAGGAAGGTAGCAAGACCGTGGAAGTTCTTTAAGCTTGCATTTGCCAAATTACAATCCGTATTGATGGCTGGTAACAGACCTGGATTGTTATATCCACCACTAAACATAAGCTCCTGCTTCTTCAGATAAGTCTTCTGGATAGCAATATCAGATGTTCCATTGTCTGTTGCACTCTGGTGGATAAGACTCTGTGAGTGAGCACCCCAGAAGCCGATAGAGATATCGTTATTCAACAGTGCGCTCCAACTTGGCTGTCTCAAGCCACGACCTTGAATATCAAAGCCTGCATAATAGTCGAAGCTGCTACGGCCTAAACGCTGTGCTGTACTTACAGAACCTCTCAGATGACTTGGTCCCCAGTTGTAGTTAGCAAAGAGCATATCGGTCGCAATGTGGTCCTTATCACCAAAGATATTTTGGTTATGACTACCCAAACCACCATCAAAGTGAATACTACCGTCATCACCAGTACCATCATACCAATGTACTTCAAACTTCCAGTTGATTTTCTCTGCTTCCTTATGGCAAGCTACGAAGAAGTCTGTCAGCGTTGCCATTACATCAGAAGAAGTACGGAACTCAGAGTTAAAGCCGATACCATTCACACCATAATACTTCATCATGCGAACCAATGGAGCAGCATAAACGAACTTTCCACCCTCCTTCTTTGTTAGTTTATAAAGGGTCTTACTATAGGTATCTGGTCTCCATTGATTAAGATAAATATATGCACCATAGCCGATAGACATCACACAGCCTACGCTAACACCGTTCTTATGAGCAACGTCAGTCAGACCCGCAGTAGAACGAATCCAAGGTGAAGTCCAGTTTCCGTGGATGTCAATATATGACCACAGACTGAAGTTATCGCCCTCAAAGCAATAACGAGGAAGGGCTTTCCACTGAGCGGTAGGGTCGTCAAGCGGTGTCCACAGACACATCTTACGATCGCGCTTCACGCCTTGGCGCACCTGATAATCACCATCCTTGATACGCTCGAGTGGACGAACACGTGAGATAAAGAACTGGTCGTCAATCTCGCTGACGCCCTGTGGCTGCTTCATCTCGCCTTTCAACCACGCTTCAAGGTAGTTAGGCAGGTTCTCAAACTTAGCATCCTGGATGTCCAATGGATGTGTTGGCGTACGCTGTGCACTCACAGTGAGGCAGCTTGCCAATGCCAAGGATGCAAATAAAGTAATCCTTTTCATGAATAATAAATGTTTAGTTTATAAATAATTTTAGGTTTATACAGCTATAAGCATATAACTATATAAGGTTTGTCTCTGTTTAGCAATTATGCTATTTAACTATGCTTTCGGGTTTAAAGATTAAATGTTCTTAATAGATAAAAGGATAAAACAAAAAGTGCCAGAAGGAGATTAGCTCCTTCCAGCACTTAAAGAATTATTTACTTACAGATAAACTTAACTGTACGGAGGGTCTTACCGTCCTTCTTGACATTCACAACGTAAACGCCCTGAGCACCAAGATGGAGACGTACAGACTCTGCACCATTGACAGAAACAGCCTTGCTTGCTACCATCTGACCATTGGTAGAGAATACCTGAACGAGGTAGTTACCCGGTGTCTCAACGTCGAAGAGGACATCACGATCGATAGCGTAAACCTTCATGTCAGCAGTCTCAGTGCCGTTGATACCTGTTGGATCAGCCTTCACCTTGATTACCTGGAAGGTACGAGTGTCAGAACCATGTGCGTTCTTCAATGTCAATGTAACTTCATAGTCACCTGCCTTAGCATACTTCAACTTCGCTGTACCAGCCATATCAGTACCATCCTGTGAAACGATAGTAGCCTTCTTAGCTGTCCACTCTGCAGTAGTCTTCACCTGGAAAGTACCAGAAACGAATGCACTACCAGCATCGTAAGTTGGAGCATCTGGTACAAGTGTTGTAACACCTTCGCCTTCACCAGCCTTCAATTCACCGTGAGCCAACTTAGCATTGCCCACCTTGCTTGTGAAGTAGTGACTTGCATCAGCGTCAGCCTCGAAGTCCCAGTAAGCCTTCAAACCAGCCTCATTAGCATCGGTAGACATCATTGTGTGAGCAGCCTCTGCTGCTGTGAGCGCCTTGTTGAAGAACTTAACATCGTCAACAGTACCATTAATAGCAGCTGCTCCGGCACGACCAAGACTGATACCGAGGACATTATTATCCCACCAAGCATTGTTAGCAAAGCCATCTGGATTAATACCATCGCCCTTATGACCATCGTACTCCCAGTTATGAGCCTTAGCAGCCTTACCATTGATATAAACCATCGGTTTGGTTGTAGTACCATTACCCTCCATAGCTAATACAAAGTGTGTCCAAGCACCTGGAACGAAGTCAACCTCCCAACGCTGCTTGTACTCCTTAGCACCACCAGCATTCTTCTCACGGAGTGTCACTTCATAAACACCAGTGTTAGGATCGTATGTAGTCCACATTGTACCCCAGTTGTTCTGTGGCCAGCCTGTACCTGGGTCACGCATGTCGATAATCTGAGTATTACCTGTAAAGCCATTGAACTTAACCCAGAATGCGAGTGTCCATGCCTGGTTGTTGCTTGTCAAGCCAAGCTCAGAAACTTTAACGCCTACTGGCTTCTCGAGTGTCTTGATACCTCTTGAACCAGAACCGTCAGCCTTCTTGCCTTCGTACTTCATTGTTACTTCGCTGTTAGCAACAACCTCGATAGAAGTCTCGCTGTTGTTAGCTGTGAGCTTGTTGATATGAGGAACAGCACCTACTGCATCAGAAGTAATCTGAATGTAGTTAGCATATCTTACTTCCTTATTAACGCGTGCACCATTTTCATTAACTGCACCTGTAAGAACGAGATCGTAGAAACCTGTCTGGCTCAAACCATTCTCAACCTTGATTTCATTAGCATTGTTGCTGCTTGCAACAGTTGCACCATTCTGCTCAATCTTCCAGTTACCTGCCTCGTGACGTGGGTCAACATAAGCGATAGTGAAAGCCTCGTTTGGCTTGATAACAGACTTGTCTGCCTTGATTTCGTCGCTATATTCGTAGCTATTGAAGATTTCGTGATCCTCGCCCCAAGCGATAGCACTCTCCTTCTTCATATCGAGAGATACTGCAGATACACCAAACTTCACCTTGCCCTGACCCTTTAGGTCTACAGGAACAGAATAGAACATACCTGCCCATGAGGTGGTTACACCCATGAGGATTGGGTCCTTACCCTCCTGCTTAGCCCAGAGCTTGAAGAGAGAAGTCTTCACGTCTGTGTTGTAGCAAGGCTCGCCCTGACCCTTAGTGTTAGGCATGTTGAAGATAATCTTAGCGTCAACGCCATTCTTTGCAGCGTGCAACAAGGTTGTCTTTACATCGATTGGCTGTGCTGGAGCATCAAAGCTACCACGAACGATTGAGAACTCACCGAGGTAGAGATTCAAGTCGGCAGCATTCTCCATCTTGAGCGCAACGAGTGCAAGTGTCTTACCGTTCAAAGTTCCATCAACAGTGATAGTCTTCTCAACCCACTTATCCTCATCAGCCTCATCAGCAGTTGTCAATACTGGATAAGCCTTCTCTGCGTTTACATTATCTTCTGTAGCGAATACCAAAGAAGCATCAGCCTTACCACCCTTAACCTTATAACGGAAGGTGATAACGTCGCCTGTCTTCAAAGCATACTTTGTCTTGAAGAGGTGGAGATACTCCTTAGGAGTAGAACCATGTACACGAACAGTAGAACCACCCATGTAAGCATCGTCCCATACGAACTCTGCATCAAGACCAGTTGCAGGAACATCAACTGCGGTACGACCGAGCAACTTGCTTGCAAACCA
The nucleotide sequence above comes from Prevotella melaninogenica ATCC 25845. Encoded proteins:
- a CDS encoding glycoside hydrolase family 10 protein yields the protein MRQLHSLLRLLIAAVLFIGVANAVYGQVPAKKREFRGAWIQCVNGQFQGIGTEEMQRTLRYQLDELQRDGVNAIIFQVRAECDALYPSKYEPWSKFLTGRQGTPPSPYWDPLQWMITECHDRGMELHAWINPYRAKTKNTTQLATNHVAVTNPNRVFSYDGLYILNPALPENRNYICAVVDDIVSRYDIDGLHIDDYFYPYPAAGQTIPDQAYFQRDRRGFTNINDWRRNNVDLFIKQLGESIHRRKPWVKFGVSPFGIYRNQKNDPKNGSRTNGLQNYDDLYADVLKWVNNGWIDYCVPQIYWEIGNRAADYKELIGWWNRYAGNRPLYIGEDVLRTVKYADPQNPNSNQLPAKRRLHQQCQNVNGTVLWYAKSVVDNPGNYGTLLRTNYWRYPALQPLMPFIDDEAPSKPKKVKARQESDGYYYLTWKAPKGEGWKDAPYRYIVYRFYAGEPINLDDPSKIVGMPYGNKLRLNYKDGSTKYVYVVTALDRMSNESHGKKKKVKL
- a CDS encoding RNA polymerase sigma factor translates to MTPLDEAEVIRLLASFEGRQKVFPVIVDQYSQSLYWKIRSIVLTHEDADDVLQNTFLKAWKSLPTFQGKAKLSTWLYRIAINESLDFLRRQKAATLSSADADLSVANRLLADDYFDGDKSQALLQEAIATLPDVQRTVFTLRYYDEMKYSDISEILGTSEGSLKASYHIAVQKITDYVKRYE
- a CDS encoding T9SS type A sorting domain-containing protein gives rise to the protein MIKNIFTPFLFTLLLSVGFTAPVQARAAIDLIDLDVQTISISVVGNVLHVVGAENEQLAIYNVTGVRVMSVKVDGDDKHYTLNLPKGCYIVKVGNVVRKVSIR
- a CDS encoding HutD family protein; protein product: MTTLPQSSYKTTTWKGGVTRQIFISPADGDLSARQFDVRISSAIIDDVQSVFSDFSGFTRYILPLEGEITLIKEGRRIVLSHNDLYEFEGDEKVSSENTQGAVDFNIIVRHGISVEVGIVEDAAFTDSRRTIVFALEDCCIEGKTVRKHDTALLDEPFSLKGKAVIARFME
- a CDS encoding endo-beta-N-acetylglucosaminidase, with the translated sequence MKRITLFASLALASCLTVSAQRTPTHPLDIQDAKFENLPNYLEAWLKGEMKQPQGVSEIDDQFFISRVRPLERIKDGDYQVRQGVKRDRKMCLWTPLDDPTAQWKALPRYCFEGDNFSLWSYIDIHGNWTSPWIRSTAGLTDVAHKNGVSVGCVMSIGYGAYIYLNQWRPDTYSKTLYKLTKKEGGKFVYAAPLVRMMKYYGVNGIGFNSEFRTSSDVMATLTDFFVACHKEAEKINWKFEVHWYDGTGDDGSIHFDGGLGSHNQNIFGDKDHIATDMLFANYNWGPSHLRGSVSTAQRLGRSSFDYYAGFDIQGRGLRQPSWSALLNNDISIGFWGAHSQSLIHQSATDNGTSDIAIQKTYLKKQELMFSGGYNNPGLLPAINTDCNLANASLKNFHGLATFLSAKSTIQQVPFVSRFNLGNGLSFRKDGKVTFNHKWYNLNTQDYMPTWRWWITDGADQVNTGNINSLAKAELTFDDAYWGGSCLSISGQTDFSRVKLFKTMLEVQPDYEFSVTYKTIAGKDTHAKFFVALKDHVTEYKEVALPAVEAEGKWNTFTVKASELGLAAGDKVAMMGLVVENTPANYELRVGEMALRDNAKDFATATPTIKKVEILRGRYNACDFKMQYASKEESGWEKTYNDEVGTWYYEIYFQQKDQPQQLLTATTSWAAYVVDAPMVSGADKRDCRFGVRAVSPDGKKGSEIVWSDYQTVAYDQPLSDVVADRPVIKPNEEFTLKYLDEMVPAAQAWKLQDAVTGQVVAQGESGTSAKFTVAKEGTYDLVVVDNNGKESVVRGKVKITPEATGAVPQITDITADKTTEKVGQNVTYTYEGRLGEGKASRGLEITDPKMFRIPGDVQQGKSYSYALWFKADKFNHDKQGTNLINKNSIYDSWPHNNWGDLWVTIRPEWQGSRALHAANEISFNTMGWTAHDNPYEDVMTTGYSVTPGVWNHIVVTHTDGNIQKIYFNGRQVASHSFAASSRREDYGDRRINASKVADIFIGGGGVYKSGFNGIIDEVQVWSKPLSDDEVLRAMKGYKEGEVPADLKAYFTFEDVDGMKFKNIGSAGRTYDGSVVVVSGSGGENTSSAAYVDQQPNNNVLGFPGVVGTYEIKTVPTWALGDGQISSSADKTAVVTYAAPGKKNVTLKLKNGWGEAEKTVEEIVEITSEANAIDAVDAQLGFSVYPNPFVESVNMRFAENGRYTINVLGTTGALLQSNSFEAAQGQVVNVAITGTKGMYLVQVLKNGKVYKTVKVIKR
- a CDS encoding endo-beta-N-acetylglucosaminidase, which translates into the protein MRRINLLLFGCCLIPSTLMAQELKSNYIQWGFESQQFPGKLQSWSKSNPKINDDDNFFISRVKPKARFRYEGTQVRTDLTETNDKKLLAWLPWNVPSKNALPDGVFDSEVFSMWPYVTHWGDWNCGLGRIPAALLDAAHKNGVPVSSVAGIPYGGLSGAWSSALEQLATTDVQKAAAYMNYFGYDGLGYNSEYSEYFGGGRITRKLRDFHVDLNKAIRPTNPIYENIWYDGTNDKGRISFDHGLNEYNKSIFGAKGSEAANLFFNYNWNSSTLLQNTVEMAEEIERNPLDIYAGINMQGGEPRTGSRWTLLKNYPISIGLWGAHSQNMFFESRGEKGSDPETQQRTYMLRTERWFSSGSRNPVNSLQINNSLNYNADNTDFAGMSAMMTARSSMSWDLTQEPLITYFNLGNGKFFNYGGVRKNDRPWANVGVQDYLPTWRWWFASKLLGRTAVDVPATGLDAEFVWDDAYMGGSTVRVHGSTPKEYLHLFKTKYALKTGDVITFRYKVKGGKADASLVFATEDNVNAEKAYPVLTTADEADEDKWVEKTITVDGTLNGKTLALVALKMENAADLNLYLGEFSIVRGSFDAPAQPIDVKTTLLHAAKNGVDAKIIFNMPNTKGQGEPCYNTDVKTSLFKLWAKQEGKDPILMGVTTSWAGMFYSVPVDLKGQGKVKFGVSAVSLDMKKESAIAWGEDHEIFNSYEYSDEIKADKSVIKPNEAFTIAYVDPRHEAGNWKIEQNGATVASSNNANEIKVENGLSQTGFYDLVLTGAVNENGARVNKEVRYANYIQITSDAVGAVPHINKLTANNSETSIEVVANSEVTMKYEGKKADGSGSRGIKTLEKPVGVKVSELGLTSNNQAWTLAFWVKFNGFTGNTQIIDMRDPGTGWPQNNWGTMWTTYDPNTGVYEVTLREKNAGGAKEYKQRWEVDFVPGAWTHFVLAMEGNGTTTKPMVYINGKAAKAHNWEYDGHKGDGINPDGFANNAWWDNNVLGISLGRAGAAAINGTVDDVKFFNKALTAAEAAHTMMSTDANEAGLKAYWDFEADADASHYFTSKVGNAKLAHGELKAGEGEGVTTLVPDAPTYDAGSAFVSGTFQVKTTAEWTAKKATIVSQDGTDMAGTAKLKYAKAGDYEVTLTLKNAHGSDTRTFQVIKVKADPTGINGTETADMKVYAIDRDVLFDVETPGNYLVQVFSTNGQMVASKAVSVNGAESVRLHLGAQGVYVVNVKKDGKTLRTVKFICK